In one Diabrotica virgifera virgifera chromosome 5, PGI_DIABVI_V3a genomic region, the following are encoded:
- the LOC126885004 gene encoding small proline-rich protein 2H-like, whose protein sequence is MVRAMHILATLLALQLSYGNPQPVYPVHPHFPPKDCEPYPVPCPYPIPEPACEIPVIPPPHCPYPIPEPACEIPVLPLPHYPYPIPGPACEVPVIPLPHYPHPIPDPVC, encoded by the exons ATGGTTCGTGCGATGCATATTCTTGCAACGTTGCTTGCTCTACAACTCAG ttatGGAAATCCCCAACCTGTATATCCTGTTCATCCTCATTTTCCACCTAAAGATTGTGAACCGTATCCAGTACCCTGTCCTTACCCAATACCAGAACCGGCTTGTGAAATTCCTGTAATACCACCACCACACTGTCCTTATCCAATTCCTGAACCAGCATGCGAAATTCCTGTACTACCACTACCACACTACCCTTATCCAATACCCGGACCAGCATGTGAAGTTCCTGTGATACCACTACCACATTACCCTCATCCAATACCTGATCCAGTCTGTTAA